One Mustelus asterias unplaced genomic scaffold, sMusAst1.hap1.1 HAP1_SCAFFOLD_528, whole genome shotgun sequence genomic region harbors:
- the LOC144486944 gene encoding uncharacterized protein LOC144486944: MHLRVHTGERPFTCSQCGEGFTRLSTLQTHQRVHTGERPFTCPQCGKGFSQLSNLQTHQRVHTGERPFTCSQCEKGFSQLSSLRTHQRVHTGERPFTCSQCGKGFRVSSHLLRHQQVHE, from the coding sequence atgcacctgcgtgttcacactggggagagaccgttcacctgctctcagtgtggggagggattcactcggttatccaccctgcagacacaccagcgagttcacactggggagaggccgttcacctgccctcagtgtgggaaggggttcagtcaattatctaacctgcagacgcaccagcgagttcacactggggagagaccgttcacctgctctcagtgtgagaaggggttcagtcaattatccagcctgcggacacaccagcgagttcacactggggagaggccgttcacctgctctcagtgtgggaagggattcagagtttcatcccacctgctgagacaccaacaagttcacgagtga